From Scytonema millei VB511283, the proteins below share one genomic window:
- the hemH gene encoding ferrochelatase, translated as MGRVGVLLLNLGGPDRLEDVRPFLFNLFADPEIIRLPFPWLQKPLAWWISTVRTKRSQENYKQIGGGSPLRRITEAQAQALQARLEEKGQPTQMYIGMRYWHPFTEEAIARIKRDGIEHLVILPLYPQFSISTSGSSFRLLQQMWLEDPKLNSIEYTVIPSWYKQPGYLQAMAQLIAQEVDGFANPDAVHVFFSAHGVPKSYVEEAGDPYQQEIEECTALIMQTLNRPNAYTLAYQSRVGPVEWLQPYTEDAIQELGQQGVQDMVVVPISFVSEHIETLQEIDMEYREVAESVGIHNFRRVPALNTHTQFIDGMADLTIEALNSPSVKLSQVSQMKKRVRMYPQERWQWGMTTSAEIWNGRIAMLGFIALIIELITGKGLLHAVGIL; from the coding sequence ATGGGTCGAGTGGGAGTACTATTACTTAATCTAGGTGGACCGGATCGACTAGAGGATGTCAGACCATTTCTATTTAACTTGTTTGCCGATCCGGAAATTATTCGCCTGCCGTTTCCCTGGCTGCAAAAACCCCTGGCATGGTGGATTTCAACCGTACGCACGAAGCGATCGCAAGAAAACTATAAGCAGATAGGTGGTGGCTCTCCCTTACGGCGCATTACGGAAGCCCAAGCACAAGCGCTACAAGCACGACTAGAAGAAAAAGGGCAACCAACTCAAATGTACATTGGGATGCGTTACTGGCATCCATTCACCGAAGAAGCGATCGCCCGCATCAAACGCGATGGCATTGAACATCTGGTGATTTTACCACTCTACCCGCAATTTTCTATTAGCACTAGTGGTTCTAGCTTCCGCTTGCTGCAACAAATGTGGTTAGAAGACCCCAAATTAAACAGCATTGAATATACAGTTATTCCCTCTTGGTACAAGCAACCAGGCTATCTGCAAGCAATGGCGCAGTTAATTGCTCAAGAGGTAGATGGATTTGCCAATCCTGATGCAGTCCATGTCTTCTTTAGCGCTCATGGCGTACCAAAAAGTTACGTTGAGGAAGCAGGCGACCCCTATCAGCAAGAAATTGAGGAATGTACGGCGCTAATAATGCAGACCCTCAACCGCCCCAATGCTTATACCTTAGCCTATCAAAGCCGTGTTGGTCCCGTGGAATGGCTGCAACCATATACAGAAGATGCCATTCAAGAATTGGGTCAGCAAGGTGTGCAAGACATGGTTGTCGTACCGATCAGTTTTGTCTCCGAACATATAGAAACTCTGCAAGAAATTGATATGGAGTATCGAGAAGTTGCAGAGTCAGTAGGTATACATAACTTCCGTCGCGTCCCAGCGCTCAACACTCACACTCAGTTTATCGATGGGATGGCAGATTTAACCATCGAAGCCTTGAATTCTCCCAGCGTTAAACTGTCTCAAGTGTCGCAGATGAAAAAGCGGGTCAGAATGTACCCTCAAGAGCGATGGCAGTGGGGCATGACGACTTCGGCAGAAATTTGGAATGGTAGAATTGCCATGCTCGGCTTTATCGCCCTGATTATCGAGCTAATCACTGGCAAAGGACTATTGCACGCAGTCGGAATTTTATAG
- a CDS encoding pPIWI_RE_Y domain-containing protein: MSYDPTKLNHSEILSLLASGVLEYFGRIKAGEKDPFPYPDPLIRGFNQLSIACALQNVERSKRPKGVVEFVETWGKLPLTKWALKLEVADYDFAADDCLIKPDLSKPTQLCKDLARGLRLVS; this comes from the coding sequence ATGAGCTACGATCCAACTAAGTTAAATCACTCAGAAATACTGTCTCTATTAGCTTCAGGTGTGCTGGAGTATTTTGGACGCATCAAAGCAGGAGAAAAAGATCCATTTCCCTATCCCGATCCTTTAATTAGGGGATTTAATCAACTGAGTATTGCCTGTGCATTGCAAAACGTAGAACGCTCTAAAAGACCGAAAGGCGTTGTAGAGTTTGTGGAGACATGGGGAAAATTGCCATTGACAAAATGGGCGTTAAAGTTGGAGGTAGCAGACTATGATTTTGCTGCGGATGACTGTTTAATTAAGCCGGACTTGAGTAAACCAACGCAATTGTGCAAAGATTTGGCGCGGGGATTGCGGTTGGTGTCTTAA
- a CDS encoding RNA-binding S4 domain-containing protein, whose product MISNSDNTIKLDQFLKLIGIAATGGQAKLIIQGGEVLVNGILETRRGRKLRSGDTVTVAEQTFDVNLDEI is encoded by the coding sequence ATGATTAGTAACAGTGATAATACAATTAAACTCGATCAATTTTTAAAATTAATTGGCATAGCAGCAACAGGCGGACAAGCCAAACTAATAATTCAGGGAGGTGAGGTTCTCGTTAATGGCATACTGGAGACCAGACGCGGACGCAAGTTAAGATCGGGTGACACTGTAACAGTAGCAGAACAAACTTTTGATGTAAATTTAGACGAGATTTAA
- a CDS encoding class I SAM-dependent methyltransferase: protein MTTRMNEYKQQIITDFNSRINYDNEFRYRFAKPLIELAQLKPGQRVLDVATGTGIVAIAAAKIVGDAGYVLGVDISTGMLAQAQRKVELEKLQNIELLEADADDLNFDDNSFDVIFCSAAIAYLTDVFTSLCQWYRFLNTGGIVAFSCFAETAHTASILFREKAQIYGITVPNPNATLGNPEKCQYLLQQVGFQNIKVVTQQFGFYLNDAESAWNANANSAYGYQVFQLPPDKLAQLKTEYIAEIHASSTEQGFWHDVNSLFVFARKS, encoded by the coding sequence ATGACAACTCGGATGAATGAATACAAGCAGCAAATTATTACAGATTTTAATTCGAGAATTAATTATGACAACGAGTTTCGCTATCGTTTTGCCAAACCTTTAATAGAATTAGCGCAACTCAAGCCGGGACAAAGAGTTTTGGATGTGGCAACTGGTACGGGAATAGTGGCGATCGCGGCAGCAAAAATCGTAGGAGATGCAGGTTATGTATTGGGAGTAGATATTTCCACGGGAATGCTAGCACAAGCACAGCGCAAAGTTGAGTTAGAAAAATTACAAAATATTGAATTGCTTGAAGCGGACGCAGACGATTTAAATTTTGACGATAACAGCTTTGATGTGATTTTTTGTTCCGCTGCGATCGCCTATCTCACAGATGTTTTTACCTCCCTATGTCAGTGGTATCGTTTTTTAAATACAGGTGGAATAGTAGCTTTTTCCTGTTTTGCTGAAACAGCTCATACTGCATCTATTTTATTTAGAGAGAAAGCCCAAATATATGGAATTACCGTTCCCAATCCTAACGCAACTCTCGGTAATCCTGAAAAGTGCCAATATCTACTTCAGCAAGTTGGATTTCAAAATATTAAAGTTGTAACTCAACAGTTTGGCTTTTATCTCAATGATGCAGAGTCAGCATGGAACGCAAATGCTAATAGCGCCTACGGCTACCAGGTGTTTCAACTACCTCCAGACAAATTAGCGCAGCTTAAAACAGAATACATCGCAGAGATCCATGCCTCGTCAACAGAGCAAGGATTTTGGCATGATGTTAATAGCTTATTTGTTTTTGCTCGTAAAAGTTGA
- a CDS encoding DUF3352 domain-containing protein, whose translation MPTKKSNLLPAVVAIGIVAGGTAAYWYFKGNFGSGTSPLASAKVVPDEALMAAFISTDSSALAQLQRFGTPEAEKLVEKSLQDFDLQVLTKSKINYEQDIKPWLGSVTIAVLPPSSAKQLQATPFSAQSNILLVLGIKNGLSAWNFSKKLKADKTVTSQEFDYKGQKITESTSQGEPIYSSILDGRVVLAPAKQAVEQAIDTYKGEPSFATKAGIDSTFAQSLQLKNPIAQIYLPDYASAVQQLTATNPAGLPPQTLAQLQSVKAVVAGVGVDDMGIRMKAIAQLNPNAINIQYQNSPSKVVTRFPVDTLALLTGAGISRTWAAFVDRTRDLPEVKQGLDSARRSLKTTYNLDLDRDVFGWMDGEFAIGAISSSQGMLASLGFGGVLMFQTSDRATAESTLSKLDAIARSNFLAVVPRDINGNSVTEWQVPAQGAIVGHGWLDRDTMFIAVGEPIVEAIAKPSGKSLDSSEVFKAATGSLLQPNAGYFYLDMDKTMSLLASKPLSTAIDPEATAIINSIRGIGITASNPDKTTSQMELLVALKQRNQ comes from the coding sequence ATGCCGACGAAAAAATCAAATTTGCTCCCTGCTGTTGTAGCTATCGGGATTGTAGCAGGAGGTACAGCGGCTTATTGGTATTTTAAAGGAAATTTTGGCAGTGGCACGAGTCCTTTGGCAAGTGCTAAAGTCGTACCAGATGAAGCATTGATGGCAGCTTTTATTTCGACTGATTCTAGTGCTTTGGCGCAGTTACAGCGATTTGGCACTCCTGAAGCCGAAAAGTTAGTTGAAAAAAGCCTGCAAGACTTCGATCTCCAAGTATTAACAAAATCTAAGATTAATTACGAACAAGATATCAAACCTTGGTTGGGTAGCGTCACAATCGCCGTACTACCACCTAGTTCTGCTAAGCAATTACAAGCAACACCATTCTCGGCTCAATCGAATATTTTACTAGTACTAGGAATCAAAAATGGATTGAGTGCCTGGAACTTTAGCAAGAAACTAAAAGCCGATAAAACAGTTACGAGTCAAGAATTCGATTACAAAGGACAAAAAATTACTGAATCAACCAGTCAAGGCGAACCAATTTACAGTAGCATTCTTGATGGTCGTGTCGTTCTCGCTCCAGCTAAACAAGCAGTAGAACAAGCGATCGATACTTATAAAGGAGAACCTTCTTTTGCTACCAAAGCAGGTATAGACAGCACTTTTGCCCAAAGCTTACAACTCAAAAACCCGATCGCGCAAATTTATTTACCCGATTATGCAAGTGCAGTCCAACAATTAACGGCTACTAATCCGGCTGGATTACCTCCACAAACTTTAGCACAGTTGCAATCGGTCAAAGCTGTAGTTGCAGGTGTGGGTGTAGATGACATGGGAATACGGATGAAAGCGATCGCGCAGTTAAATCCTAATGCCATCAACATACAATATCAAAACTCGCCTAGTAAGGTCGTGACTCGATTTCCCGTCGATACGCTGGCTTTATTAACTGGTGCGGGAATCAGTCGCACTTGGGCGGCGTTTGTCGATCGAACTAGAGATTTACCGGAAGTCAAGCAAGGATTGGACTCTGCAAGGCGATCGCTCAAAACAACTTACAATCTCGATCTAGACCGAGATGTTTTTGGTTGGATGGATGGAGAATTTGCCATTGGTGCAATTTCATCTAGCCAGGGGATGTTAGCTTCCTTGGGATTTGGCGGCGTACTGATGTTTCAAACTAGCGATCGCGCTACGGCTGAATCGACTCTCAGTAAACTCGATGCGATCGCTAGAAGTAATTTTTTAGCTGTCGTTCCCAGAGATATTAATGGTAATAGCGTTACTGAATGGCAAGTTCCCGCCCAAGGTGCGATTGTCGGTCACGGCTGGTTAGATCGAGATACAATGTTTATCGCTGTGGGCGAACCGATTGTAGAGGCGATCGCCAAGCCTTCCGGTAAGTCTCTTGACAGTAGCGAAGTTTTCAAAGCTGCAACTGGTTCTCTGCTACAACCTAATGCAGGTTACTTCTACTTAGATATGGATAAAACCATGTCATTACTTGCAAGTAAACCCTTAAGCACCGCGATCGATCCAGAAGCGACTGCGATTATCAACTCTATTCGCGGTATCGGTATCACCGCCAGCAACCCCGACAAAACCACAAGTCAAATGGAGTTACTCGTCGCACTCAAACAGAGAAATCAGTGA
- a CDS encoding acyl-CoA dehydrogenase encodes MNLLAPVVVIPTLIFLFFVLGYIGVPLWLWSLYFVLVLSAWSPPIWVWLLFGVVAAILNFPVLRRSLVTSPIVSAIKAFNLLPNISATEQAAIEAGTVWVDGEFFSGQPNFRRINSEPYPQVTPELQAFLDGSVEQVCRMVSDWEIYRRKDLPPEVWAYLRQERFFGMMIPKEYGGLGFSNFAYSAVMMKLASRSFTHTATVGVTNSLGPAKLLLRYGTPAQKDYYLPKLAQGDEIPCFALTEPQAGSDAGSITSEGVVFQAEDGKLYLRLNFRKRYITLGAIATLIGLAFRLRDPENLLGKGEDVGITCALIPADTPGVVLGRRHDPMGVPFYNSPVEGHDVIISIDQVIGGVEQAGQGWKMLMQSLAAGRGISFPATCTGVAKLVARVTGAHATVRQQFGLPIGRFEGIEEPLARIGGLTYLMDAARTYTCGAVDRGEQPAVISAIAKYNLTELSRQNINDGMDILGGSGICRGPRNLLANIYIATPISITVEGANILTRTMMIFGQGAIRCHPYVYAEVVALKQSDLSAFDRAFWHHIGFMMRNGCRALLLSLSRGYLARPPVTGVTAKYYRKLEWAAATFAWLTDLVLFCFGGTLKRREKLTGRFADILSWMYLATATLRRFEAEGCTEDLPFVCWAVEYALAQIQFGFEGIFSNLSVPILGSLFRGPVTWWWRLNAIGSLPSDRLGSDVACRLQTLGQQRDRLTAGIYLPTDSSEALGRLERAFLLTSQAEPALKTIKAASREGKLPSGKPEQLVTAAHAAEIITLEEAELIRAAEIARNEAIQVDTFTLLEYQQGVEDRQEQLKLMDRAALLPK; translated from the coding sequence ATGAACTTGCTCGCTCCAGTCGTTGTCATTCCCACGCTAATTTTCCTATTTTTTGTGCTGGGTTACATTGGCGTTCCCCTATGGCTGTGGTCGCTGTATTTTGTCCTGGTACTATCAGCGTGGAGTCCGCCAATTTGGGTGTGGTTGCTGTTTGGCGTGGTGGCAGCAATCTTAAATTTCCCTGTGTTACGGCGATCGCTTGTCACATCTCCCATCGTTTCCGCCATTAAAGCTTTCAATCTCCTACCAAACATCTCTGCAACCGAACAAGCGGCGATCGAGGCGGGGACTGTTTGGGTAGATGGTGAGTTCTTTTCCGGTCAACCCAATTTTCGCAGAATTAACAGCGAACCCTATCCCCAAGTCACGCCAGAACTGCAAGCATTTCTCGACGGATCTGTAGAACAAGTTTGCCGCATGGTCAGCGATTGGGAAATTTACCGTCGCAAAGACTTACCACCGGAAGTTTGGGCATATCTCAGACAAGAACGCTTCTTCGGGATGATGATCCCCAAAGAGTACGGCGGTTTGGGCTTTTCTAACTTTGCCTACAGTGCCGTGATGATGAAGCTGGCATCGCGATCGTTCACCCACACGGCGACAGTTGGCGTGACGAACTCTCTCGGTCCGGCGAAGTTGCTGCTGCGATATGGTACTCCAGCTCAAAAAGACTATTATCTGCCCAAACTAGCTCAGGGGGATGAAATTCCCTGTTTCGCCCTAACCGAACCCCAAGCAGGCTCGGATGCGGGTAGCATTACTTCTGAAGGAGTCGTGTTTCAAGCTGAAGATGGCAAGCTATATCTGCGCTTGAATTTCCGCAAACGCTACATTACTCTGGGCGCGATCGCCACTTTAATCGGACTGGCGTTTCGCCTCCGCGATCCAGAAAATTTGTTGGGTAAAGGAGAGGATGTCGGCATTACCTGTGCTTTAATTCCGGCAGATACGCCTGGTGTGGTTTTGGGACGGCGACACGATCCGATGGGAGTTCCATTTTACAATTCTCCAGTTGAAGGACATGATGTCATCATCTCCATAGACCAAGTTATCGGTGGTGTCGAACAGGCGGGTCAGGGTTGGAAAATGTTGATGCAGAGCCTTGCTGCGGGTCGGGGCATCAGCTTTCCTGCTACCTGTACCGGAGTTGCCAAACTAGTCGCCAGAGTGACAGGCGCGCACGCAACAGTGCGACAGCAGTTTGGACTGCCCATCGGTCGGTTTGAAGGAATTGAGGAACCCCTCGCTCGGATTGGGGGGCTGACGTATTTGATGGATGCCGCTCGGACTTATACTTGTGGTGCAGTCGATCGCGGCGAGCAACCTGCTGTCATTTCGGCGATCGCTAAGTACAACCTGACAGAACTCTCGCGTCAAAATATCAATGACGGGATGGATATTCTCGGCGGCTCTGGTATTTGTCGCGGACCCAGAAACCTGCTCGCAAATATCTACATTGCCACTCCGATCTCGATTACGGTTGAAGGCGCGAATATCCTCACCCGCACGATGATGATCTTCGGTCAAGGAGCGATCCGCTGTCATCCCTACGTCTATGCAGAAGTTGTTGCCCTCAAACAGTCGGATCTCTCGGCTTTCGATCGCGCCTTTTGGCATCATATTGGTTTCATGATGCGCAATGGTTGCCGCGCCCTATTGCTGAGTCTTTCCCGTGGCTATCTCGCCCGTCCGCCTGTAACTGGAGTCACAGCTAAATACTACCGCAAGCTCGAATGGGCAGCCGCGACTTTTGCTTGGCTTACCGATCTGGTTCTCTTCTGTTTTGGTGGCACGCTGAAGCGGCGAGAAAAACTCACCGGACGATTTGCCGATATTCTTTCTTGGATGTATTTGGCAACAGCTACCCTACGCCGATTTGAGGCAGAAGGTTGCACGGAAGATTTACCTTTTGTCTGCTGGGCTGTGGAATACGCCTTAGCTCAGATTCAGTTTGGATTTGAGGGAATTTTCAGTAACCTGTCCGTACCAATTCTCGGTAGTTTATTCCGAGGACCCGTGACTTGGTGGTGGCGGCTCAATGCGATCGGTTCTTTACCCTCTGACCGTTTAGGCAGTGACGTTGCCTGTAGGCTTCAGACACTAGGACAGCAACGCGATCGGCTCACCGCAGGTATTTATCTTCCCACCGATTCGAGTGAAGCTTTGGGAAGATTGGAACGCGCTTTTCTCTTAACATCGCAAGCCGAACCAGCGCTTAAAACTATCAAAGCTGCCAGTCGTGAAGGTAAGCTACCGTCAGGAAAACCGGAGCAGCTAGTTACAGCAGCACATGCGGCTGAGATAATTACTCTAGAAGAGGCTGAACTAATTCGCGCCGCAGAAATTGCTCGTAATGAAGCAATTCAAGTCGATACATTTACACTTTTGGAGTATCAACAAGGAGTAGAGGATCGACAAGAACAACTGAAGTTGATGGATCGAGCGGCTTTGTTGCCTAAATAG
- a CDS encoding acetyl-CoA C-acyltransferase encodes MKEAYIVSSVRTAVGKAPRGTLRHVRPDDMGAVVVKGAIARVEGLAPEYIDDIIIGCAFPEAEQGFNLGRVIAQRAGLPDSVAGCTVNRFCASGLQTIAMAAQAIATGQAEIMVAGGAESMSLIPMGGHYLAPNPEVLAETPQAYCTMGITAENVAQQYGVSRQEQDVFALRSHQKALVAIRQGRFAEEIIPIPVRETLYIDGKPQVVEQVFQLDEGPRADTSLEALARLQPVFRQGGAVTAGNSSQTSDGAAATVLMSQRWVNKLGVKPLGRMLGFAVAGVPPEIMGIGPVEAVPKVLKQVGLSLDDIGLIELNEAFAAQSLAVISKLGLNEEIVNVNGGAIALGHPLGCTGAKLTATLLHEMKRRSIRYGLVTMCVGGGMGAAAVFENLATS; translated from the coding sequence ATGAAAGAAGCCTACATTGTCAGCAGCGTTCGGACTGCGGTGGGAAAAGCGCCACGCGGTACGCTACGCCACGTTCGCCCCGATGACATGGGCGCGGTGGTAGTCAAAGGCGCGATCGCTCGCGTCGAAGGACTTGCACCAGAATATATTGACGACATTATTATCGGCTGTGCGTTTCCAGAAGCGGAACAGGGATTCAATTTGGGTCGAGTTATTGCTCAGCGGGCGGGTTTACCCGATTCCGTGGCAGGTTGTACCGTCAATCGTTTTTGTGCTTCTGGACTCCAGACGATCGCGATGGCAGCTCAAGCGATCGCCACGGGACAAGCGGAAATTATGGTGGCTGGTGGAGCCGAATCGATGAGTTTGATTCCGATGGGGGGACACTATCTCGCTCCCAATCCAGAAGTGTTAGCAGAGACTCCACAAGCTTACTGTACGATGGGGATTACGGCTGAAAACGTAGCCCAACAGTACGGAGTTTCGCGCCAGGAACAAGATGTTTTTGCGCTGCGATCGCATCAGAAAGCTTTAGTTGCAATTAGGCAAGGTCGTTTTGCTGAAGAAATTATTCCGATTCCGGTGCGCGAAACTCTCTATATTGATGGCAAGCCGCAGGTTGTGGAGCAAGTTTTTCAGCTCGATGAAGGTCCTCGCGCCGATACCAGTCTGGAAGCATTGGCACGGTTGCAACCTGTTTTTCGCCAAGGTGGAGCAGTTACAGCTGGTAACTCATCTCAAACTTCGGATGGAGCAGCCGCGACGGTCTTAATGAGTCAGCGCTGGGTCAATAAACTCGGTGTAAAACCTCTAGGACGGATGTTAGGGTTTGCAGTTGCTGGAGTTCCCCCAGAAATTATGGGGATTGGTCCAGTTGAGGCTGTGCCGAAAGTGTTGAAGCAAGTGGGTTTAAGCTTGGACGATATCGGGTTAATCGAGCTGAATGAAGCCTTTGCTGCTCAAAGCTTAGCGGTAATTAGCAAGCTCGGTTTGAATGAGGAAATTGTCAATGTCAACGGCGGCGCGATCGCCCTCGGTCATCCTCTAGGTTGCACGGGTGCGAAGCTAACAGCTACCCTACTGCACGAAATGAAACGGCGTAGCATTCGCTATGGTCTGGTGACGATGTGCGTGGGTGGTGGTATGGGAGCAGCGGCAGTGTTTGAGAATTTGGCAACCTCCTGA
- a CDS encoding 3-hydroxyacyl-CoA dehydrogenase/enoyl-CoA hydratase family protein, whose translation MFKPFRTAAVLGAGVMGSQIAAHLANAGLTVHLLDIPGKGSNKNGLVETSFKKALKLSPPIFFTEKTARRVILGNFDEHFHSVATVDWVIEAVVENLDIKQKLMERLESVIRSDTIVSTNTSGLPIHAIAQGRSESFRQRFLGTHFFNPPRYLKLLEVIPTTDTDPQVLERIKWFGELHLGKGVVVAKDTPNFIANRIGMYVTMLGLQALTQGYTIEEIDTLTGTIAGRPKSATFRTADLVGLDTLMYVASNLYPAIPHDESREVFRVPELLRKLVETGTLGAKTGQGFYKKQDRQILSLNPETLAYEPAKPLNLGDIEAIGKIPDLGDRLRALYRDRDRAGAFFRKSILKTLSYSACRIPEIADNPDDVDKAMRWGFGWELGPFEIWDVLGFETVLADMKAAGIPVPEWAEVKSQKSKVKSENLISDSRLPLIWQNPEAALLDMGDGVVLYEFRSKGNTLSLQVVDGLAEVLDLLENDYRGLVIGNSSAHFSGGANLAEMAMMAQSGNFAAIADLIVKFQTLLQRIHYFPKPIVAAIQGRVLGGGCELVMACPQVVAAAETYIGLVELSVGLIPGAGGIMRSVTWAADRAASEAPHHIQPFLRRVFETIGMAKVSNSAAEAQELGFLPATAKILMNGDRRLEVAKEEVLCSDRAGYAPPPERNAIMVLGRPGRAMLDYAADTLYRGGFISEYDRYLANRLAYVMAGGELSAPALVDENYLLQLEREAFLPLLSQPKTQERIAHTLKHKKPLRN comes from the coding sequence ATGTTTAAGCCGTTCCGAACCGCCGCCGTTCTTGGTGCGGGAGTGATGGGAAGCCAGATTGCCGCTCACCTTGCCAATGCAGGTTTAACCGTACATTTATTAGATATTCCTGGCAAAGGGAGCAATAAAAACGGATTAGTTGAAACATCATTTAAAAAAGCCCTGAAGCTATCTCCACCTATATTTTTTACAGAAAAGACAGCCCGTCGCGTCATTTTGGGTAATTTTGACGAGCATTTTCACTCAGTCGCCACAGTCGATTGGGTTATTGAAGCAGTGGTAGAAAATCTAGATATTAAGCAAAAGCTGATGGAACGTCTAGAGAGCGTAATTCGCTCGGATACAATCGTATCCACTAATACCAGCGGTTTACCAATCCACGCGATCGCCCAAGGACGTTCTGAATCCTTTCGTCAAAGGTTTTTAGGGACTCATTTTTTCAATCCACCCCGCTATCTCAAATTACTCGAAGTCATTCCGACAACTGACACCGATCCACAAGTACTAGAAAGGATAAAGTGGTTCGGAGAGCTGCATTTAGGTAAAGGGGTCGTAGTCGCAAAGGATACTCCTAACTTTATTGCCAACCGAATTGGAATGTACGTCACCATGCTCGGGTTACAGGCGTTAACGCAGGGATACACGATTGAGGAAATCGATACTCTAACGGGAACAATTGCAGGTAGACCAAAATCAGCCACATTCCGCACGGCGGATTTAGTCGGACTTGATACGCTGATGTACGTCGCCAGCAACCTCTATCCAGCTATTCCTCACGATGAAAGCAGAGAAGTCTTCCGCGTGCCGGAATTGTTACGCAAACTCGTAGAGACGGGGACGCTAGGAGCGAAAACGGGTCAAGGCTTTTACAAAAAGCAAGACCGACAAATTCTGTCATTAAATCCAGAAACACTCGCTTATGAACCAGCCAAACCTTTAAACTTGGGCGATATTGAGGCGATTGGTAAGATTCCCGATTTAGGCGATCGCCTGCGAGCATTGTATCGCGATCGCGATCGTGCAGGCGCTTTCTTCCGCAAGTCTATCCTTAAAACCTTGAGTTATAGTGCTTGCCGCATTCCCGAAATTGCCGACAATCCTGACGACGTTGACAAAGCAATGCGATGGGGATTTGGCTGGGAACTCGGTCCTTTTGAAATTTGGGATGTATTGGGATTTGAAACCGTACTGGCAGACATGAAAGCTGCTGGAATTCCCGTCCCGGAGTGGGCAGAAGTCAAAAGTCAAAAGTCAAAAGTCAAAAGTGAAAATTTGATTTCCGACTCCCGACTCCCGCTTATATGGCAAAATCCCGAAGCAGCATTGCTAGACATGGGTGACGGGGTGGTTTTGTATGAGTTTCGCTCGAAGGGTAATACTTTGAGCTTGCAGGTGGTTGACGGTTTAGCTGAGGTGCTGGATCTGCTAGAGAACGATTATCGAGGATTGGTCATTGGCAACAGCAGCGCTCATTTCTCAGGTGGAGCAAATCTAGCAGAAATGGCAATGATGGCGCAGTCGGGAAATTTTGCGGCGATCGCCGATCTAATTGTCAAGTTCCAAACTCTGCTACAACGGATTCATTACTTCCCCAAACCAATTGTTGCGGCAATCCAAGGACGAGTATTAGGAGGCGGTTGCGAGTTAGTCATGGCGTGTCCGCAAGTCGTAGCAGCAGCAGAAACTTATATTGGCTTGGTAGAACTGAGTGTAGGTTTGATTCCTGGGGCTGGTGGCATTATGCGATCGGTGACATGGGCAGCCGATCGCGCCGCATCAGAAGCGCCCCATCACATCCAACCATTTCTACGGCGAGTGTTTGAAACCATTGGCATGGCGAAAGTCTCCAATAGTGCTGCGGAAGCCCAAGAATTAGGATTTCTCCCAGCAACAGCCAAAATTTTAATGAATGGCGATCGCCGTTTAGAAGTTGCCAAAGAAGAAGTCTTATGTAGCGATCGCGCAGGCTATGCCCCACCTCCCGAACGCAACGCCATTATGGTGCTAGGTCGTCCAGGGAGAGCAATGCTCGATTATGCTGCCGATACCCTCTACCGAGGCGGCTTCATCAGCGAATACGATCGCTATTTAGCCAACCGTTTAGCCTACGTCATGGCTGGCGGGGAACTTTCTGCACCTGCTTTAGTTGATGAAAACTACTTACTGCAATTAGAACGGGAAGCATTTTTACCCCTACTCAGCCAACCTAAAACCCAAGAGCGGATTGCTCACACGTTGAAACATAAAAAGCCGTTACGAAATTAA